The following proteins come from a genomic window of Spongiibacter tropicus DSM 19543:
- a CDS encoding efflux RND transporter permease subunit, with amino-acid sequence MLLSDTAVKRPVFATVISLLLVAFGLLSFERLPLREYPDVDPPIVSISTNYTGASAEVVESKITQVIEERIAGIEGIKTVSSISQDGFSSINIEFDLNRDVDSAANDVRDRVAGVRNNLPEEADAPEVQKTDSDQQVIMWLNLTSTRMNTLELADYAQRYLVDRLSVISGVARIRVSGGPEYAMRIWLDHEALAARNLTVGDIEDALRRENVELPAGTLKSVDRDFVIKIERQYLEPEDFETLVVRRDSSGNLLRLGEVARIELDAEEYRNLFRGNGIPQVGIGIIKQSVANTLEVAKAVHAEAEKLRDILPAGASLHDSFDSSVFIDSAIDEVYSTLFIAAALVVLVIFLFLGDFRAMLVPAITVPVSLIATFTVLYALGYTINLLTLLALVLAIGLVVDDSIVVLENIHRRLQQGETPLVAAFLGSRQVGFAVVATTAVLIAVFVPITMLEGDVGRLFGEFAVAMAVAVFFSSIVALTLSPVICSKLLRREAMHGRLAEFVEGLLHRMEARYRRVLDASLRRPVISLSALGAAVLGCVLLLQEVPAEFAPKEDRGVMFLMIRGPEGSSFNYVSKHLEELEQRLMPLAESGEVKRFLVRAPAGRGGAESYSEAFAILVLSPWDERRPSTEIVADIRRRLSDFTALTVFPLLPQALGGGFNKPVEFVLGGSDYEHLVAWRDAIMDEARTNPGLVALDTDHRETKPLLDVTVLRNRAADLGVSTQEINRSLETLLGSRIVTTFMMGGEEYNVVLEGEPSAQNTPDDLGNIYVRSNTSGQLIPLSNLVRMEERGDAAVLHRYNRVRAITIDAGLADGYSLGEALAYLEEVAQRVAPEAIIDYKGESLDYKDTGGAVYFTFVLALLVVYLVLAAQFESFLHPLVILLTVPLAVAGALLGLYLTGQSLNIYSQVALIMLVGLAAKNGILLVEFTNQLRDEGVPFDEAVSRAAELRLRPIVMTAITTIMGAIPLLLAFGAGSESRYVIGVVVVFGVSAATLFTLFVIPMAYRLLARRTGSPHDVSHRLEKELQEQDKAL; translated from the coding sequence ATGCTGCTATCCGATACCGCCGTTAAGCGCCCGGTATTCGCCACGGTTATCAGCCTGCTGCTGGTGGCCTTTGGTCTGTTGTCTTTCGAGCGACTGCCGCTGCGCGAATACCCGGATGTCGATCCGCCGATCGTGTCGATTTCCACCAATTACACCGGCGCCTCGGCTGAGGTGGTCGAGTCAAAAATCACGCAGGTCATCGAAGAGCGCATCGCCGGGATCGAGGGTATTAAAACGGTTTCGTCGATCAGCCAGGATGGCTTTTCCTCCATCAATATCGAATTTGATCTGAATCGCGATGTGGATTCGGCGGCCAATGACGTGCGCGACCGGGTCGCCGGGGTGCGCAACAATCTGCCGGAAGAGGCCGACGCCCCCGAGGTGCAGAAAACCGATTCTGACCAGCAGGTCATTATGTGGTTGAACCTGACCTCCACGCGCATGAATACCCTGGAGTTGGCCGATTACGCCCAGCGATACCTGGTGGACCGTCTGTCGGTGATCAGCGGTGTGGCGCGGATTCGTGTGAGTGGCGGCCCGGAATATGCGATGCGCATCTGGCTGGATCACGAAGCATTGGCGGCGCGCAATCTGACGGTTGGTGATATTGAGGATGCCCTGCGGCGCGAGAACGTGGAGTTGCCCGCCGGTACGCTGAAATCGGTCGACCGGGATTTTGTGATCAAGATTGAGCGCCAGTATCTCGAGCCGGAAGACTTCGAGACGCTGGTGGTGCGTCGTGACAGCAGCGGGAATCTGCTGCGGCTCGGTGAAGTGGCGCGCATTGAGCTGGACGCCGAGGAGTACCGGAATCTGTTCCGGGGCAACGGTATTCCGCAGGTGGGTATCGGCATTATCAAACAGAGCGTCGCCAACACGCTTGAAGTGGCCAAAGCGGTTCACGCCGAGGCGGAGAAGCTGCGCGATATTTTGCCTGCCGGGGCCAGCCTGCACGACAGTTTTGACAGCTCCGTCTTTATCGACAGCGCCATCGATGAAGTGTACAGCACCTTGTTTATTGCGGCTGCGCTGGTGGTCTTGGTGATCTTTCTGTTCCTCGGCGACTTCCGCGCCATGCTGGTGCCTGCGATCACTGTGCCGGTGTCGCTGATTGCGACCTTCACCGTGCTCTATGCGCTGGGCTACACCATCAATCTACTGACTCTGCTGGCACTGGTATTGGCCATTGGGCTGGTGGTGGATGACAGTATCGTGGTGCTGGAAAATATTCACCGCCGCCTGCAGCAAGGTGAGACGCCGCTGGTGGCCGCGTTTCTCGGCAGTCGGCAGGTAGGCTTTGCGGTGGTGGCGACCACGGCGGTGCTGATCGCCGTATTTGTTCCGATCACCATGCTCGAGGGGGACGTGGGTCGTCTGTTTGGCGAGTTTGCGGTAGCCATGGCGGTGGCGGTATTTTTCTCCAGCATTGTAGCGTTAACGCTGTCCCCGGTGATTTGTTCAAAACTGCTGCGCCGCGAGGCCATGCACGGGCGTTTGGCCGAATTCGTCGAAGGCTTGCTGCATCGGATGGAGGCGCGCTATCGACGTGTACTCGACGCCAGTTTGCGGCGGCCAGTGATCTCGCTGTCGGCGCTGGGTGCGGCGGTACTGGGTTGCGTGTTGCTGTTGCAGGAAGTGCCCGCCGAATTTGCTCCCAAGGAAGATCGCGGGGTGATGTTCCTGATGATTCGCGGTCCGGAGGGCTCCTCTTTTAACTACGTCAGCAAGCATCTGGAAGAGTTGGAACAACGCCTGATGCCCCTGGCGGAAAGCGGTGAGGTGAAGCGTTTTCTGGTGCGTGCGCCCGCCGGTCGAGGTGGGGCTGAGAGCTACAGTGAAGCCTTCGCCATTCTGGTGTTGTCGCCCTGGGATGAGCGGCGTCCCAGCACCGAAATTGTGGCGGATATCCGCCGCCGCTTGAGTGACTTCACGGCGCTGACGGTATTCCCATTGCTGCCTCAGGCGCTGGGTGGCGGTTTTAACAAGCCGGTGGAGTTTGTGCTCGGTGGCAGTGACTACGAGCATCTGGTGGCCTGGCGCGATGCCATTATGGATGAGGCGCGGACCAATCCCGGTCTGGTGGCGCTGGATACCGATCACCGTGAAACCAAACCGCTGCTGGACGTTACCGTGTTGCGCAATCGCGCGGCAGACCTCGGGGTGAGTACACAGGAAATCAATCGCAGTCTGGAAACGCTGCTGGGCTCGCGCATCGTGACCACTTTTATGATGGGTGGCGAAGAGTACAACGTGGTGCTCGAGGGGGAACCCAGCGCTCAGAACACCCCGGATGATCTCGGCAATATCTATGTGCGTTCCAATACCAGTGGCCAGCTGATTCCGCTGTCGAATCTGGTGCGTATGGAAGAGCGCGGTGATGCGGCGGTATTACACCGCTACAACCGGGTGCGCGCGATTACCATCGATGCCGGTCTGGCCGACGGCTATTCGCTTGGCGAGGCCTTGGCCTATCTTGAGGAGGTGGCGCAACGCGTCGCGCCCGAGGCCATCATTGATTACAAAGGGGAATCGCTGGACTACAAGGATACCGGCGGTGCAGTGTATTTCACCTTTGTACTGGCCCTGCTGGTCGTCTATCTGGTGCTGGCGGCCCAGTTTGAGAGCTTCCTCCACCCGCTGGTGATCCTGCTGACGGTGCCGCTGGCTGTGGCGGGGGCGCTGCTGGGCTTGTACCTCACCGGCCAGAGCCTGAATATCTACAGCCAGGTGGCGTTGATAATGCTGGTGGGACTGGCGGCCAAAAATGGCATTTTGCTGGTGGAGTTCACCAATCAGTTGCGCGATGAGGGCGTGCCGTTCGATGAGGCGGTCAGTCGCGCTGCCGAGTTGCGTTTGCGGCCGATCGTCATGACGGCCATCACGACGATTATGGGAGCGATCCCGCTGTTGCTGGCCTTTGGTGCAGGCAGCGAAAGTCGCTACGTCATCGGCGTGGTGGTGGTATTCGGGGTGAGTGCCGCAACACTGTTTACCCTGTTTGTTATTCCTATGGCCTACCGTCTGTTGGCTCGCCGAACCGGCTCTCCCCACGATGTCAGCCACCGTCTGGAGAAGGAACTACAAGAGCAGGACAAGGCACTTTAG
- a CDS encoding efflux RND transporter periplasmic adaptor subunit, translating to MPRYSRAFFLCLPLLALAACEPSVEAPAGAARPAASVTTQTLAPQVIEERLPALGTLLARESVQITSTVNEKVRSLHFDEGQYVEKGALLAVLEQAEEQAQLASAKADLGEQNREIKRLENLLATQSAARNEYDARISAKERADAKIAEVQAKIDERTLRAPFSGVTGLREVSPGAYLSAGSAITSLDDLSVMRLDLNIPSLLLGSLRVGMSVNAHSDALDQSFVGTIVAINPRIDPVSRSVMVRAVLDNPDGVLKPGMLMRLSLLKDQREGIMVPESALQSIERRHYVWLMGGDGLAERREVELGIRTPGWVEVLAGLAAGDQLITEGYLMLRPGSPVVARES from the coding sequence ATGCCTCGCTATAGCCGCGCGTTTTTCCTCTGCCTGCCCCTGTTGGCGTTGGCTGCCTGTGAACCGTCGGTTGAGGCACCGGCTGGTGCTGCCCGGCCTGCCGCGTCGGTAACAACCCAGACGCTGGCTCCGCAAGTGATTGAGGAGCGCCTGCCGGCGCTGGGTACGCTGCTCGCCCGAGAGTCTGTGCAGATCACCAGCACGGTGAACGAGAAAGTTCGCAGCCTTCACTTCGACGAGGGGCAATATGTCGAAAAAGGCGCCTTGTTGGCGGTGTTGGAGCAGGCGGAGGAGCAGGCCCAGCTTGCCTCAGCCAAAGCGGATCTGGGCGAGCAGAACCGTGAAATCAAACGCCTGGAAAACCTGTTGGCGACGCAGTCGGCGGCCCGCAACGAGTACGATGCCCGCATCAGTGCCAAGGAGCGGGCCGACGCGAAAATTGCCGAAGTGCAGGCAAAAATTGACGAGCGAACCCTGCGGGCGCCGTTCAGTGGTGTAACTGGCTTGCGGGAAGTCAGCCCTGGTGCCTACCTCTCGGCGGGCAGTGCCATCACCAGTCTCGACGACCTGAGCGTGATGCGTCTGGATCTGAATATTCCCAGTTTGTTGCTGGGCTCGCTGCGAGTCGGCATGAGCGTCAATGCACACAGTGATGCACTGGATCAGTCTTTCGTCGGCACCATTGTGGCGATTAACCCGCGCATTGATCCGGTGTCGCGCAGTGTGATGGTGCGTGCCGTGCTGGATAACCCCGACGGCGTGCTCAAGCCCGGCATGTTGATGCGCCTGTCGCTGCTCAAGGATCAGCGCGAGGGCATCATGGTTCCCGAGTCGGCGCTGCAGAGCATCGAGCGTCGGCACTATGTCTGGTTGATGGGCGGCGATGGCCTGGCCGAGCGCCGGGAGGTCGAGCTGGGCATACGTACGCCCGGTTGGGTGGAAGTGCTTGCCGGGCTGGCGGCGGGCGATCAGTTGATTACCGAGGGTTACCTGATGCTGCGTCCCGGCAGCCCGGTTGTGGCGCGGGAGTCCTGA
- the argH gene encoding argininosuccinate lyase, whose translation MSDQEPTIKPWGGRFAEATDQFVERFTASVSFDQRLYHHDINGSLAHAAMLAKVGVLSEDELKQIQTGLEEIRSEIEGGRFEWSVSLEDVHMNIEARLTDKIGITGKKLHTGRSRNDQVATDIRLYLRDEIGAICSELTRLQQGLVALARREADTIMPGFTHLQTAQPVSFGHHMLAWNEMLERDFSRLQDCAARMNQSPLGAAALAGTTYPIDREYSASLLGFDRPTENSLDSVSDRDFAIEFAAAGSLLMTHLSRFSEELVLWTSAQFNFIDLPDRFCTGSSIMPQKKNPDVPELIRGKVGRVNGHLISLLTLMKSQPLAYNKDNQEDKEPLFDVVDTLKDSIKAYADMVPAITVNADVTREAAMRGFSTATDLADYLVRKGLPFRDAHEVVGKSVAYGIAEGKDLSEMSLDELRQFSKDIDSDVFEVLTLEGSVNARNHTGGTAPAQVRAAVDRADARLAQR comes from the coding sequence ATGAGTGACCAAGAGCCGACCATCAAACCCTGGGGTGGACGCTTCGCTGAAGCCACCGATCAGTTTGTTGAGCGCTTTACTGCCTCCGTCAGTTTCGATCAGCGCCTTTACCACCACGATATCAATGGTTCGCTGGCGCACGCGGCGATGCTGGCCAAAGTGGGTGTGTTGAGCGAAGACGAGCTGAAGCAGATTCAGACGGGCCTGGAAGAGATCCGCAGCGAGATCGAGGGCGGTCGCTTTGAGTGGTCGGTGAGCCTGGAAGACGTGCACATGAATATCGAGGCGCGGCTGACGGACAAGATCGGCATTACCGGCAAGAAGCTGCACACCGGTCGTTCGCGCAACGATCAGGTTGCCACCGACATTCGCCTTTACCTGCGCGATGAAATCGGCGCTATCTGCAGCGAGCTGACCCGACTGCAGCAGGGGCTGGTGGCGCTGGCTCGTCGCGAAGCCGATACCATCATGCCCGGTTTTACACACCTGCAAACGGCGCAGCCCGTGAGCTTTGGTCATCACATGTTGGCCTGGAACGAAATGCTGGAGCGTGACTTCAGCCGCTTGCAGGACTGCGCGGCGCGCATGAACCAGAGCCCGCTGGGCGCGGCGGCACTGGCGGGTACCACGTATCCTATCGATCGTGAGTACAGCGCCTCGCTGCTGGGTTTTGACCGCCCTACTGAAAACTCGCTGGACTCTGTCAGCGACCGCGACTTTGCCATCGAGTTTGCTGCTGCAGGCAGCTTGCTGATGACCCACCTGTCGCGCTTCAGTGAAGAGCTGGTACTGTGGACCTCCGCGCAATTCAATTTCATCGATTTGCCGGATCGCTTCTGCACCGGTTCATCAATCATGCCTCAGAAGAAAAATCCCGATGTGCCGGAGCTGATTCGCGGCAAGGTCGGTCGGGTCAATGGTCACCTGATCAGTCTGCTGACGCTGATGAAGTCGCAGCCGCTGGCCTACAACAAGGACAATCAGGAAGACAAAGAGCCGCTGTTTGATGTGGTGGATACCCTCAAAGACAGCATCAAGGCCTACGCCGATATGGTACCGGCGATTACGGTGAACGCCGACGTCACCCGCGAAGCCGCCATGCGCGGTTTCTCAACGGCGACCGATCTGGCCGACTATCTGGTGCGTAAAGGACTACCGTTCCGCGACGCCCACGAGGTGGTGGGTAAATCTGTTGCCTACGGTATTGCCGAGGGCAAAGACCTGTCGGAAATGTCGCTGGACGAGTTGCGCCAGTTCAGCAAGGATATCGACAGCGATGTGTTTGAGGTGTTGACGCTGGAAGGTTCCGTCAACGCTCGCAATCACACTGGTGGTACCGCACCGGCTCAGGTGCGCGCCGCCGTTGACCGGGCTGACGCCCGCCTCGCCCAGCGCTGA
- the hemC gene encoding hydroxymethylbilane synthase produces the protein MSERTLRIATRESLLALWQAEYIKARLEACHPGLKVELLGMTTRGDQLLDSPLSKIGGKALFVKELEQALMDGRADIAVHSMKDVPMEFPEGLGLAIICEREDPRDAFVSNHYANVDALPEGAHVGTSSLRRECQLRARRPDLKVSSLRGNVQTRLRKLDDGEFDAIVLASAGLIRLELQERIADYMAVEDSLPACGQGAVGVETRLDDEWARQLLAPLHDPDTAAKVSAERAMNRHLQGGCQVPIAGYAIDGDSDGQLWLRALVGEPNGQRVLRAEQQGSAEHPETLGIAVAEQLLKQGAGDILAAVYGDSAQ, from the coding sequence ATGTCTGAACGCACCCTGCGCATCGCCACCCGCGAAAGCCTGCTCGCCCTGTGGCAAGCCGAATACATCAAGGCTCGCCTCGAAGCCTGTCACCCCGGCCTCAAGGTCGAACTGCTGGGCATGACCACCCGCGGCGACCAGCTGCTGGACTCGCCGCTGTCAAAAATTGGCGGCAAGGCGCTGTTTGTCAAAGAGCTGGAACAGGCACTGATGGACGGCCGCGCCGATATCGCCGTGCACTCAATGAAAGACGTGCCGATGGAGTTTCCGGAAGGCCTAGGGCTGGCCATTATCTGTGAGCGCGAGGACCCTCGCGACGCTTTTGTCAGTAATCACTACGCCAATGTCGACGCCCTGCCTGAGGGCGCACACGTTGGCACCAGCAGCCTGCGCCGCGAGTGCCAGTTGCGCGCCCGCCGCCCCGACCTGAAAGTGTCCAGCCTGCGCGGCAATGTGCAAACCCGCCTGCGCAAACTCGACGACGGCGAATTCGACGCGATTGTACTCGCCTCGGCGGGCCTGATCCGCCTTGAGCTTCAAGAGCGCATCGCCGACTACATGGCCGTGGAAGACAGCCTGCCCGCCTGTGGTCAGGGCGCCGTCGGCGTGGAAACCCGACTCGATGACGAGTGGGCACGCCAACTGCTGGCACCGCTGCACGACCCCGATACCGCGGCCAAAGTCAGCGCCGAGCGCGCCATGAACCGTCACCTGCAAGGCGGTTGTCAGGTACCCATCGCCGGTTATGCCATCGATGGCGACAGTGATGGACAGCTCTGGCTGCGCGCACTGGTCGGCGAACCAAACGGTCAACGCGTGCTGCGCGCCGAGCAGCAGGGCAGCGCCGAACACCCGGAAACACTGGGCATTGCCGTTGCGGAACAACTGCTGAAACAGGGAGCGGGCGATATTCTGGCGGCGGTCTACGGTGACAGCGCACAGTAA
- a CDS encoding uroporphyrinogen-III synthase produces the protein MTAHSNLNGLRVLITRPEGRNEELADALRDAGANVIIEPLLRIIPLGDDDPEYPRARRLLLDLDHYRHLIFVSTNAVDCGMALIDELWPQYPVDVQCHAVGAATAAALRQWPWPTAALSSLDEAGHGSMNSESLLAMPALQDVAHKKVLIVRGCGGREHIAQTLRDRGATVDYAECYRRADTAVSAIELQARLDAQQPNVVCLNSGETLQAFCARIPASQRGNYSVLLPSVRVADMARKAGFSEIILAENAGTTATLAALSQWQRDHHVRQR, from the coding sequence GTGACAGCGCACAGTAATCTCAATGGCCTGCGGGTGCTGATTACCCGCCCCGAAGGCCGCAACGAGGAACTGGCTGACGCGCTGCGCGATGCCGGTGCCAACGTGATTATCGAACCCCTGCTGCGCATCATCCCGCTTGGCGACGATGACCCCGAGTACCCGCGCGCAAGGCGTTTGCTGCTGGACCTTGATCACTACCGGCATCTTATCTTTGTCAGCACCAACGCCGTGGACTGCGGCATGGCCCTGATCGACGAGCTGTGGCCGCAGTACCCCGTGGATGTGCAATGCCACGCCGTGGGCGCCGCGACCGCCGCCGCTTTGCGTCAATGGCCCTGGCCCACCGCTGCGCTCAGCTCTCTGGACGAGGCCGGGCACGGCAGTATGAACAGCGAGTCGCTGCTGGCAATGCCTGCGCTTCAGGACGTTGCCCATAAAAAAGTGCTCATTGTTCGCGGCTGTGGCGGTCGCGAACATATCGCCCAAACCCTGCGCGACCGCGGCGCCACCGTGGACTACGCCGAATGTTACCGACGCGCCGACACCGCAGTGAGCGCCATCGAGTTACAGGCACGACTCGACGCACAGCAACCGAATGTGGTCTGCTTGAACAGTGGCGAAACCCTTCAGGCATTTTGTGCGCGTATCCCCGCTTCGCAGCGCGGCAACTACAGCGTGCTGCTGCCCAGTGTTAGGGTAGCGGATATGGCCCGGAAGGCCGGATTCAGCGAGATTATCCTCGCCGAGAATGCGGGCACGACAGCGACGCTGGCGGCCCTTTCCCAATGGCAGAGAGACCACCATGTCAGACAACGATAA
- a CDS encoding uroporphyrinogen-III C-methyltransferase: MSDNDNKDALPAEVDKSPAAPRRRGAGLLASLALIVALAAAGGAGWLYYQLIYLSDQQNAAVVAEMQAALNTATSRNDATDAALNRQRERLAELDSLIDQQQTISQRQLQQLSAQVQELSAVDRNDWLLAEAEYLLRLANQRLQLSGDSRAAARLLSSADAILRELDDPALHPVRSELAKELSALQSLSDIDIEGLYLQLEGLAGEVDKLEAYGAPEYSPAPVADADSTWQSGLATGFQRAWEKLRSYIRIRQHDDKFRAELAPEQADALRASLRMMLEQAQLALLAERPTVYQRALDKAANWLQRYFPLNDRREALATQLEKLGQADIRGERPDISGSLRALKEYSKAQRWQREVGQ, encoded by the coding sequence ATGTCAGACAACGATAACAAGGATGCGCTTCCCGCCGAGGTAGACAAAAGCCCAGCCGCGCCACGCCGTCGCGGCGCCGGGCTGCTCGCCAGCCTCGCACTGATCGTCGCGCTTGCCGCCGCTGGCGGAGCCGGCTGGCTTTACTATCAACTTATTTATCTCAGCGACCAGCAGAACGCCGCCGTTGTCGCCGAGATGCAAGCTGCCCTGAACACCGCCACGAGCCGCAACGACGCCACCGACGCCGCGCTGAATCGCCAGCGCGAGAGACTGGCTGAACTCGACAGCCTGATCGACCAGCAGCAGACCATCAGCCAGCGCCAGCTTCAGCAACTCAGTGCACAGGTTCAGGAATTGAGCGCCGTCGACCGCAATGACTGGCTGCTGGCCGAAGCCGAATACCTGCTGCGCCTCGCCAACCAGCGCCTGCAACTCAGTGGCGACAGCCGCGCCGCCGCGCGACTGCTGAGCAGCGCCGATGCCATTCTGCGCGAACTGGATGACCCAGCGCTGCACCCGGTACGCAGCGAGCTGGCCAAAGAGCTGTCGGCCCTGCAAAGTCTCAGCGACATTGATATCGAAGGCCTCTATCTGCAACTGGAAGGACTGGCTGGCGAAGTCGACAAACTGGAAGCCTACGGGGCCCCGGAGTATAGCCCCGCCCCCGTCGCTGACGCCGACAGTACCTGGCAAAGCGGTCTCGCCACCGGCTTTCAACGCGCCTGGGAAAAGCTGCGCAGCTACATCCGCATCCGCCAGCATGACGATAAATTCCGCGCGGAGCTGGCTCCAGAGCAGGCCGACGCCCTGCGTGCCAGCCTGCGCATGATGCTTGAACAGGCGCAATTGGCACTGCTCGCCGAGCGGCCGACGGTTTACCAGCGCGCGCTCGATAAAGCGGCCAATTGGCTGCAACGCTATTTCCCGCTGAATGACCGCCGCGAGGCATTGGCGACTCAACTCGAAAAGCTGGGGCAAGCCGATATTCGCGGCGAACGCCCGGATATTTCCGGCTCACTGCGTGCGCTCAAGGAATACAGTAAGGCGCAGCGCTGGCAGCGCGAGGTCGGTCAATGA
- a CDS encoding heme biosynthesis HemY N-terminal domain-containing protein, producing the protein MKLFFVALLALLLAAGAAVAIQYDSGYVLIAYGHTTVEMTLWIAVAVLLILLGLAWLLFSLLRRGAKLSDRFGNFRGGQQQRRSERGVIAYSRGQWLQARRLLLSPANRPKPLINYLLAARASHQLNDSRGIDEALDAAAQRNRASEKAAELLRAELQLDRGQYAEALNTLDGLRRKDRDPAVTLLLVRAYRGVNDASSLRALLPELRKRKLMSENAINTLELDALRGELQALRTAGDAGALLQWWKELDRNRAPRSALLPEIIPALLALGNSEDALKLLRVAIKQEWQESLVMLYASVPADKPAEQLRHAEAWLKSHADSASLQLALGRICLRNELWGKAREYFEDAHRLAPNATICFELARLLDGLGEHPQAANYLREGLQRQGQQLPELPLPKARH; encoded by the coding sequence ATGAAACTGTTCTTCGTTGCCCTGCTTGCCCTGCTGCTGGCAGCCGGAGCCGCTGTTGCCATCCAGTATGACAGTGGTTATGTGCTGATCGCCTACGGCCACACCACGGTCGAAATGACATTGTGGATAGCCGTCGCAGTACTGCTGATCCTGCTGGGACTGGCCTGGCTGCTGTTCAGTCTGCTGCGGCGCGGTGCCAAACTGTCTGATCGCTTCGGCAACTTTCGCGGTGGCCAGCAACAGCGCCGCAGCGAGCGCGGCGTCATCGCCTATAGCCGCGGCCAGTGGCTGCAGGCTCGCCGCCTGCTGCTCTCTCCCGCCAACCGTCCAAAGCCACTGATTAACTATCTGCTGGCGGCCCGCGCCAGTCATCAGCTCAATGACTCCCGCGGCATCGACGAGGCACTTGACGCCGCAGCCCAGCGCAATCGCGCCAGCGAAAAAGCGGCCGAATTACTGCGTGCAGAACTGCAACTGGATCGCGGCCAATATGCCGAGGCGTTGAATACTCTCGACGGACTGCGCCGCAAAGACCGCGATCCGGCAGTGACCCTGCTGCTGGTACGCGCCTATCGCGGCGTGAACGACGCCTCTTCACTGCGCGCTCTGCTGCCTGAACTGCGAAAGCGCAAGCTGATGAGCGAGAACGCCATCAATACGCTGGAACTGGACGCCCTGCGCGGCGAGCTGCAGGCACTGCGGACAGCCGGCGATGCCGGCGCCCTGCTGCAATGGTGGAAGGAACTGGACCGCAACCGCGCGCCCCGCAGCGCGCTGCTGCCGGAGATCATCCCCGCACTGCTTGCGCTGGGCAACAGCGAAGATGCGCTCAAACTGCTGCGCGTGGCGATTAAGCAAGAATGGCAGGAAAGCTTGGTCATGCTGTATGCCAGCGTTCCGGCAGACAAACCCGCCGAGCAGCTCCGTCACGCCGAAGCCTGGCTGAAGAGCCACGCCGACAGCGCAAGCTTGCAACTGGCGCTGGGCCGGATCTGCCTGCGTAACGAACTGTGGGGCAAGGCGCGGGAGTATTTTGAAGATGCCCACCGACTGGCCCCCAATGCCACCATTTGCTTTGAACTGGCGCGGCTACTGGATGGCCTGGGCGAACACCCTCAGGCGGCAAATTATCTTCGCGAAGGGCTGCAACGACAGGGTCAACAGCTTCCCGAATTGCCACTGCCGAAAGCGCGCCACTAG
- a CDS encoding tetratricopeptide repeat protein: MNIEALRKLLAKGQDNAMLRFGLGKALLDSGEAVEASEHLRACVGHDPDYSAAWKLLGKAEQQRGNTDAARDAWRAALDAAARKGDKQTEREVQVFLKKLDKTNTH, translated from the coding sequence GTGAATATTGAAGCGCTGCGAAAACTGCTCGCCAAAGGTCAGGACAATGCCATGCTGCGCTTTGGTCTTGGCAAGGCACTGCTCGACAGCGGCGAGGCTGTTGAAGCCAGCGAGCATCTGCGTGCCTGCGTCGGTCACGATCCCGATTACTCGGCCGCCTGGAAGCTGCTCGGCAAGGCTGAACAGCAACGCGGCAACACTGATGCCGCCCGCGATGCCTGGCGCGCCGCTCTGGATGCTGCCGCGCGCAAGGGCGACAAACAGACCGAGCGGGAAGTGCAGGTCTTCCTGAAAAAACTCGACAAGACCAACACCCATTAA